The DNA sequence TGGCTTCTTCGGGTTTACAGTCTAGGTTTCGGAGCGCCTCGAGGAAGAATGTTCTCTCTGGTTTCCCCACAACTGTGGCCTTAGTGTCTGTTGCATATTCCAGTCCAGTGACGAAGGGCCCAGGCCCCAGAGCCAGCCCATCTTTCCTCTTGTAGTATCGAGCTTTGTGTATAGCAATCAGTGGAGCTCCATCAAGGATTAACCTTGGGGGAAAAAGACTCAAAACTGTTTATTCTTCCCAAAATCCATTTTCTGATGGAGCGGGTCATTCTGATTGTGTTTAATGCACTACTTGAGAACTAGGACATTAGAATGAACTAATACAAAATGCCAGGCCCACTTAATAGGCAATTGGTTAATACTTACTTAGTAAATATCTACTCTTTTTGGTGTGATATTGATGCAGTTCAAGGGCGACCACAGATATGTTGAATACTCTAAGTATTAACATGCTGTATTGGAGCAAGACAAAGCAATACAAACAGAAATTAAGACATATGGACACCTGCCTGTCTCCAGAAGAGGTTGGTGCTGAAGAACAGTCAGAATTGTGGGGAAGTATTGGTTCAGTCGATTATCACAGTATTCTAACCAAgtataaaacattaacattCCACTGATACACTACTCACAGAATGTAAACCAAAATTATGCTAAGATATTTTTATGTAGTAGACAAAGTTCAATAtgtttttgacatttgtttGGGAAATGAAAGAGGAAGAGGAATAAAGATTAGCTGCATGAAGTTAAATCTGATTTGTGTGTCTTACCTAAAGGCTTTGTTCATTGTTTGGTAGTTGAAGTGGTCAGGAGCTAATCCTATCACCACTGCATTGGGATCAGAGGTCTCAATTCCTacagaaataaacagaatttcttaacatttaatttataaacCCCAAGGAATCTTAAGTTAGACTGAACAACAAAATATTGTGTCACAGTTTTCTCAGTGACCAGCAAATGCCTCTTACCAAAACATTTCACCAACCTAAGCCAgggaaaaatgcaattacaaacCGGAGAACACATGTGAAAATTGAAGAAAGGCAGATTTAGAAGAGAACACTTCCACAAAGTGAATAACATATactgattattatttattatgtccATAGATATATCAGACATGAACTGATATACTGATTTTTAATTACAATCTCTGCATTTCTGTAATCCTAGCTAAATCCCACTCAGGCCTTGAACAATTTGGCCTTCTTAAACTTCCTTCTTAGATCATCTGCTGAAGGAATATCTCACTTTTCCACATCACCTATTGTGTGGTGGGACTTCTGGCAAACAGTGGCTACCCTGTGACACCCATGTAAGAGCAGCGCTTCAATGGTGGATGAAGTCAGCCCTTTCctatatgtaaagtgctttgagatccCCTGGGATGAAAAGTACATTAAAAAGGCAAGGAAGTAATCATCCATACCTGAAAAGTCTTCCAGAGCGCTATTCTCCACCAGAAGTAGTGGTctgacattttgctgttcaacAAGGCTCCTGGCTGCAGTCAAGGAAGTGAAAATCTCAGTCTCTTCAATGTCAAACTCCAGTCTTTTCAGCCTTTCAAACAGGATTCTTTTGCACTCTTTGGTTGTGTTGGTCACAAACTTAACATTGACAGGTGCCCTGCGTAATCTAAAGAAGAGTAAAACAGGAAAAATTGCATATTACAATAtaacttaaatattttcattatttaacaGCTGAGACAAATATGCCAAGAGGACTTCACATAAGAAGTGACACCAAGACAACAACAGACTAtagatacagtaggttttacACTCACATGACTGAAAATAGTGCAACTTTATATGTGAGTGCTATTCCAGAAATGTAGACTGCTGTACAACAGCACACATGAAATACACGTAATATAAATAAGTATGTGTGTGTACAAAAGTCACTAGCAATCACTGAGTATTAACCAGAGCAAAACTGATGCCTAGACAACCATTAACATCTCTGTATTGTTGCACTTCTCGATAAGTGGTTCTCAATACAGATACATGCAGTTTCACaagcatttaaaactaaaactcaCAATGTGCTATTTTGAAAAGGTAAGATAGATAAAAAATAGATATAAGTAATGAAAATTAAAGTTTGGTGTACATTGTTGGGTTGGTATGGTTTTGATGGCTCCTGCTCAACGTCCTCATCTTCTCACACTACATCAAACTAACCTGGTGAGAGCTTCTTGTGCTCCAGGAACTGCTGAGTCCTCGATGTGCAGAGTGCCGCTGAGATCGATCAGCACTGCCTTCACAACACGCCGAACCGCCATGCCCAGCTGGAGCTATGCAGACAATGAAAATAGTTGCACTTCAGAAGACCTGCAAGATAGAAAAAAGGGAGTATCATTCATGCTGCATCATTACT is a window from the Lepisosteus oculatus isolate fLepOcu1 chromosome 3, fLepOcu1.hap2, whole genome shotgun sequence genome containing:
- the hdhd2 gene encoding haloacid dehalogenase-like hydrolase domain-containing protein 2, encoding MAVRRVVKAVLIDLSGTLHIEDSAVPGAQEALTRLRRAPVNVKFVTNTTKECKRILFERLKRLEFDIEETEIFTSLTAARSLVEQQNVRPLLLVENSALEDFSGIETSDPNAVVIGLAPDHFNYQTMNKAFRLILDGAPLIAIHKARYYKRKDGLALGPGPFVTGLEYATDTKATVVGKPERTFFLEALRNLDCKPEEAIMIGDDVRDDIGGAQNSGMMGILVKTGKYRQGDEVKINPPPYLTCDSFLQAVDHILQNLK